A single Anopheles cruzii unplaced genomic scaffold, idAnoCruzAS_RS32_06 scaffold03798_ctg1, whole genome shotgun sequence DNA region contains:
- the LOC128277090 gene encoding neurogenic locus notch homolog protein 1-like: protein CNVNNHSPICSCQSGYTGDPFTRCYPIPHTPIVVRNPCVPSPCGPRSQCRDINGSPSCSCLANYIGSPPNCRPECSINSECPSNQACMNEKCRDPCPGSCGINARCNVINHTPICTCEEGYTGDPFTSCRPMPPPHPCNPSPCGANAQCNNGVCTCLPEYQGDPYRGCRPECVLNSDCARDRACIRSKCVDPCPGTCGQDALCEVINHIPMCRCPDGMAGNAFVQCRPQQSPVVTNPCYPSPCGPNSQCREINGQAVCSCVPGYIGSPPTCRPECVVSAECPQNQACTNQKCRDPCLGTCGVGARCSVVNHNPICSCPERFTGDPFVRCQPIIEPPVQMTPQNPCQPSPCGPNAQCRAVGDSPS, encoded by the exons CGTTCACTAGATGCTACCCTATACCAC ATACCCCAATCGTGGTGAGGAATCCATGCGTTCCTTCTCCTTGTGGTCCTAGATCGCAATGTCGCGATATAAATGGATCTCCATCCTGTTCATGTTTGGCCAACTACATTGGATCTCCGCCCAATTGTCGACCTGAGTGCTCGATCAACTCGGAATGTCCTAGTAATCAGGCTTGTATGAACGAAAAGTGTCGAGATCCTTGTCCCGGATCGTGTGGCATCAATGCAAGGTGCAACGTAATCAACCACACTCCAATATGCACCTGCGAGGAAGGGTACACCGGAGATCCTTTCACAAGTTGTCGTCCAATGCCTCCACCAC ATCCGTGCAATCCATCGCCTTGTGGAGCGAACGCACAATGCAACAATGGTGTTTGTACGTGCTTGCCAGAATACCAAGGAGATCCTTATCGTGGGTGCAGACCAGAGTGCGTACTGAACTCTGACTGTGCTAGAGATAGGGCGTGTATTCGCAGCAAGTGCGTCGATCCTTGTCCGGGAACTTGCGGACAAGATGCACTGTGCGAAGTGATCAACCACATTCCGATGtgtcgttgtcctgatggaatGGCCGGAAACGCATTTGTACAGTGCCGACCACAGCAATCGCCGGTCGTTACAAACCCGTGTTATCCTTCGCCATGTGGACCGAACAGTCAATGTCGTGAAATCAACGGGCAAGCCGTGTGCTCATGCGTTCCGGGATACATTGGCAGTCCTCCGACATGTCGACCGGAATGCGTTGTAAGCGCTGAGTGCCCTCAGAACCAGGCTTGCACCAACCAGAAATGTCGAGATCCATGTCTGGGAACTTGCGGCGTAGGAGCCAGGTGCTCGGTTGTCAACCATAACCCAATCTGCAGCTGCCCTGAGAGATTCACGGGCGACCCGTTCGTCCGCTGTCAGCCAATAA TCGAGCCTCCTGTCCAAATGACCCCACAAAATCCATGTCAACCGTCACCTTGTGGTCCGAACGCTCAATGTCGCGCTGTGGGTGATTCTCCATCTT